In Thioclava sp. GXIMD2076, one DNA window encodes the following:
- a CDS encoding FdhF/YdeP family oxidoreductase, which yields MKPEDYSHSPVEADAGTPVYKRPAGGWGSLEGVARIMKKEPPTPLALQILAKLNKTGGAMCSSCAWAKPANPGTFEFCENGAKATLWELTTKKVGPAFFATHKVSDLRQWTDHDLEAAGRLTHPMRYDATTDSYQPVAWEEAFAEIGRELNGITPDEAVFYASGHAGLEPSYLYALLARIYGTNNLPQSSNMCHETTSVNLNTYLGVPVGTCTLEDFDHCDALFFFGQNTGTNSPRLLHTLKEAVDRGCKVVTFNPIREKGLLEFTDPQSPKQMVTGKSTKISDHYYQVRPGGDIAVLAGMIKYALAREDAAPGTVLDHDFIAEHTQGLEEAMAEIRTMDWAEIEHHSGLTRAMIEQAAEIYVDAKRVIGVYGMGLTQHVNGWLNLGMLVNLLLLRGNMGRLGAGISPVRGHSNVQGQRTVGIGENPALFPLDKQEKMFGVTLPRTRGMNIVKAGKGVIEGRVKATIALGGNLLRAMPDIERLEEAWGKQNLTVSIAIKLNRSHLNPGKVSYILPCLGRTDEDLQNGVPQVQTVEDTMSHIFASLGRAKPPSDQLKSELAIIAGIAKATLPANPALQWDDWTANYDHVRDLIAATWPAQFHEMNLRMSKAGGFYRGNAARERRWNNEAGKALFTTPTTLSALGQEPGTTARGQSYTLNTMRSNDQFNTTIYGHSDRLRGLSGSRMVVLINRGEMERAGLSEGQKVTLVCDIEDGRERRVEGLSVTAFDLPNGCVAGYYPELNPLIPLEYHELRSGTPAYKGTPVRIIA from the coding sequence ATGAAACCCGAAGATTACAGCCATTCGCCCGTTGAAGCCGATGCCGGCACCCCTGTCTATAAACGACCCGCAGGGGGATGGGGATCGCTTGAGGGCGTCGCGCGGATCATGAAGAAAGAGCCTCCAACGCCCTTGGCGCTGCAGATCCTTGCCAAGCTGAACAAGACTGGCGGCGCGATGTGCTCGTCCTGCGCATGGGCCAAGCCCGCAAATCCCGGAACATTCGAATTCTGCGAGAACGGCGCCAAGGCAACGTTGTGGGAGCTGACCACGAAGAAGGTGGGCCCTGCCTTCTTCGCTACGCATAAGGTCAGCGACCTGCGCCAGTGGACCGATCATGATCTGGAAGCCGCAGGTCGCCTGACCCATCCGATGCGTTATGATGCCACCACCGACAGCTATCAGCCTGTGGCGTGGGAGGAAGCTTTTGCCGAGATCGGGCGAGAGTTGAACGGGATCACCCCCGATGAGGCGGTTTTCTATGCCTCGGGCCATGCGGGCCTCGAGCCCTCCTATCTCTACGCGTTGCTGGCGCGGATCTATGGCACCAACAACCTGCCGCAATCTTCGAATATGTGCCACGAGACCACCTCGGTGAACCTCAACACCTATCTTGGCGTTCCTGTAGGCACCTGCACGCTGGAAGATTTCGACCATTGCGATGCGCTGTTCTTCTTTGGCCAGAATACCGGCACCAACAGCCCGCGGCTGCTGCACACTCTGAAAGAGGCTGTGGATCGCGGCTGCAAGGTAGTGACCTTCAACCCGATCCGCGAAAAGGGCCTGCTGGAGTTCACCGACCCGCAGAGCCCCAAGCAGATGGTCACCGGCAAATCGACCAAGATTTCGGACCATTACTATCAGGTCCGTCCCGGCGGGGATATCGCCGTGCTGGCGGGCATGATCAAATATGCGCTCGCGCGCGAAGATGCCGCCCCCGGCACAGTGCTGGACCATGACTTCATCGCCGAGCATACGCAGGGGCTCGAGGAGGCGATGGCAGAAATCCGCACTATGGACTGGGCGGAGATCGAGCACCATTCGGGCCTGACCCGCGCCATGATCGAGCAGGCTGCGGAAATCTATGTCGACGCCAAGCGCGTGATCGGCGTCTATGGCATGGGCCTGACCCAGCATGTCAACGGGTGGCTGAACCTCGGCATGCTGGTCAACCTGTTGTTGTTGCGCGGAAATATGGGCCGTTTGGGTGCGGGCATCTCGCCCGTGCGCGGGCACTCCAACGTGCAGGGGCAGCGCACCGTGGGGATCGGCGAGAACCCCGCGCTCTTCCCGCTCGACAAACAGGAGAAGATGTTCGGCGTCACCCTGCCCCGCACACGCGGGATGAATATCGTGAAGGCCGGTAAGGGCGTGATCGAGGGCCGGGTGAAAGCCACCATCGCGCTCGGCGGCAACCTCCTGCGCGCCATGCCCGATATCGAGCGGCTGGAAGAGGCATGGGGCAAGCAGAACCTCACCGTCTCGATCGCGATCAAACTCAACCGCTCGCATCTCAATCCGGGTAAGGTGTCCTATATCCTGCCCTGTCTGGGACGGACCGACGAGGATCTGCAGAACGGCGTACCGCAGGTGCAGACCGTCGAGGACACGATGAGCCATATCTTCGCCTCGCTGGGCCGCGCCAAGCCGCCAAGCGACCAGTTGAAATCCGAACTTGCCATTATCGCGGGCATCGCCAAAGCCACCCTACCCGCCAATCCTGCGCTGCAATGGGATGACTGGACCGCGAATTACGACCATGTGCGCGATCTGATCGCCGCCACTTGGCCCGCGCAGTTCCACGAGATGAACCTGCGCATGTCGAAGGCGGGCGGGTTCTACCGTGGCAATGCAGCCCGCGAGCGGCGCTGGAACAACGAGGCCGGAAAGGCGCTTTTCACCACGCCCACGACCCTTTCGGCGCTGGGTCAAGAGCCCGGCACCACCGCGCGTGGCCAGAGCTACACGCTCAATACCATGCGCTCCAACGACCAGTTCAACACCACGATCTACGGGCATTCGGACCGCCTGCGGGGACTTTCGGGCTCGCGTATGGTGGTGCTCATCAACCGCGGCGAAATGGAACGGGCGGGGCTTTCGGAGGGTCAGAAAGTCACGCTGGTCTGCGATATCGAGGACGGGCGCGAGCGCCGTGTCGAGGGACTGAGCGTCACTGCATTCGATCTGCCCAATGGCTGTGTTGCGGGCTATTATCCCGAGCTGAACCCCTTGATCCCGTTGGAATATCACGAACTCCGCTCCGGCACACCCGCCTATAAGGGCACCCCCGTCCGGATCATCGCATAA
- a CDS encoding anti-sigma factor, whose amino-acid sequence MSATPEFDDDLLAAEQALRLLPPEEQATFAARLRDEPALRARLRDWESRFAPLAEDFPEVMPPASVKRQLMTEIGAPASRRSLMLWGWLAGGVVAVGITATFFVPDIINTLNNPAIPALPGFTPGMQASLMGAGDQLLVQVQYDTGTGEVRLVQMAGVQHATDRSMELWVIPAGQKPVSLGLMPEQRDAHMPMPDELRPMLAGATFAITDEPKGGAPDGVATGPVIAKGDMISV is encoded by the coding sequence ATGAGTGCGACGCCCGAATTCGATGATGATCTTCTGGCCGCCGAACAGGCGCTACGCCTTTTGCCTCCCGAGGAACAGGCCACCTTCGCTGCGCGTTTGCGCGACGAGCCCGCCTTGCGCGCGCGATTGCGCGATTGGGAGAGCCGTTTCGCGCCTCTGGCCGAGGACTTCCCAGAAGTGATGCCGCCAGCCTCGGTAAAGCGCCAACTGATGACCGAGATCGGTGCTCCGGCATCGCGCAGATCGCTGATGCTCTGGGGGTGGCTTGCAGGTGGTGTCGTGGCGGTGGGTATCACGGCGACCTTCTTCGTACCCGATATCATCAATACCCTGAATAACCCCGCCATTCCGGCCCTTCCCGGCTTTACACCGGGCATGCAGGCCAGCCTGATGGGCGCGGGCGACCAGCTTCTGGTGCAGGTGCAATATGATACCGGCACCGGCGAAGTGCGCTTGGTGCAAATGGCCGGGGTGCAGCATGCGACAGACCGGTCGATGGAGCTTTGGGTGATCCCTGCAGGGCAGAAGCCCGTCTCGCTGGGTCTTATGCCCGAACAGCGCGATGCCCATATGCCGATGCCCGATGAACTGCGCCCGATGCTGGCGGGCGCGACCTTCGCCATCACGGATGAGCCCAAAGGCGGCGCGCCAGACGGTGTGGCAACAGGTCCGGTCATCGCCAAGGGCGATATGATTTCCGTATAA
- a CDS encoding sigma-70 family RNA polymerase sigma factor, producing the protein MSTPEEIEALIARVVLRDKAAFSALYDATSAKLFGVCLKVLDNRAEAEEALQEVFLRIWRKADRYSVTGHSPMTWLITLARNLAIDRLRKRQRGRTDIDEVYDLSDDRPGPEACMIANSEAKRIGSCLEMLEDGRADAVRGAYLNGDSYADLAERHNVPLNTMRTWLRRSLMKLKDCMSQ; encoded by the coding sequence CTGTCGACTCCAGAGGAGATTGAAGCCCTTATCGCGCGGGTCGTTCTGCGTGATAAAGCCGCCTTTTCAGCGCTTTACGATGCCACCAGTGCCAAGCTGTTCGGGGTTTGCCTGAAGGTGCTCGACAACCGTGCCGAGGCCGAGGAGGCGCTGCAGGAGGTGTTCCTGCGGATCTGGCGCAAGGCCGACCGCTATAGTGTGACCGGCCATAGTCCGATGACATGGCTGATCACGCTCGCGCGCAATCTGGCCATCGACCGGTTGCGCAAGCGTCAGCGCGGGCGCACGGATATTGACGAGGTCTATGATCTGTCCGACGATAGGCCGGGGCCCGAAGCCTGCATGATCGCCAACTCCGAGGCCAAGCGCATCGGCTCCTGTCTGGAGATGCTGGAGGATGGGCGCGCCGATGCCGTGCGCGGGGCCTATCTCAACGGCGACAGTTATGCCGATCTGGCCGAACGTCACAATGTGCCGCTGAACACGATGCGGACATGGCTGCGCCGCAGCCTGATGAAGCTGAAGGATTGCATGAGCCAATGA
- the nadC gene encoding carboxylating nicotinate-nucleotide diphosphorylase, whose amino-acid sequence MLYDMRKLDAQIALWLDEDCGQFDLTAKIMVEDDATGRFAFNAREDMVLAGLPMAARVFRHLDPKLKLEVLAEEGERIDAGTTFAIIEGNAQAILTGERVALNLLQRMCGIATLTAAYVAEIEGTGAFLVDTRKTTPGLRGLEKYAVTCGGGRNHRLSLDGGIMLKDNHIAVAGSITLAVARAKAKAPVLTKIEVECDRLEQVEEALSAGADVIMLDNMTNDEMRAAVALVGGRVPLECSGGVRLETIRAKAGTGVDFISVGRITQSAPCVDIGLDDL is encoded by the coding sequence ATGCTTTACGACATGCGCAAACTCGACGCCCAGATCGCGCTCTGGCTGGATGAGGATTGCGGCCAGTTCGATCTGACCGCCAAGATCATGGTGGAGGATGACGCGACGGGGCGGTTTGCCTTCAATGCGCGCGAGGACATGGTGCTGGCGGGGCTACCGATGGCAGCGCGGGTGTTCCGGCATCTGGACCCGAAGCTGAAGCTCGAGGTGCTGGCCGAGGAGGGCGAGCGGATCGATGCGGGCACCACCTTTGCCATTATCGAGGGCAACGCGCAGGCGATCCTGACGGGCGAGCGTGTGGCGCTGAACCTGTTGCAGCGGATGTGCGGGATTGCCACGCTGACCGCCGCCTATGTGGCAGAGATCGAGGGGACGGGTGCGTTTCTGGTGGACACGCGCAAGACCACGCCGGGGCTGCGCGGGCTCGAGAAATACGCGGTCACCTGTGGCGGCGGGCGCAACCACCGCCTGAGCCTCGATGGGGGTATTATGCTGAAGGACAACCATATCGCGGTGGCCGGATCGATCACCTTGGCGGTGGCCAGAGCCAAGGCGAAGGCACCGGTCCTGACCAAGATCGAGGTCGAATGCGACCGTCTGGAACAGGTCGAGGAAGCGCTTTCGGCAGGGGCCGATGTGATCATGCTCGACAATATGACCAATGACGAGATGCGGGCGGCGGTGGCGCTCGTGGGCGGGCGCGTGCCTCTGGAATGTTCGGGCGGGGTGCGTCTGGAGACGATCCGCGCCAAGGCCGGGACTGGCGTTGATTTCATCTCGGTCGGGCGGATCACCCAATCCGCGCCTTGTGTGGATATCGGGCTCGACGATCTCTGA
- the gcvP gene encoding aminomethyl-transferring glycine dehydrogenase — MPFTPSAYNTYDFANRRHIGPSPSEMAEMLKVVGVQTLDQLIDETVPAAIRQKDALSWAPLSEYRLLEKMRGVAAKNRVMTSLIGQGYYGTVTPPAIQRNILENPAWYTAYTPYQPEIAQGRLEALLNYQTMVSDLTGLPVANASLLDEATAAAEAMAMAQRSAKSKAQAFFVDINCHPQTIAVIETRAHPLGIEIIKGEPEDLVAEQVFGAIFQYPGTLGHVRDFTAQCEALHEAKAVAVVATDLLALCVLKEPGAMGADIAVGSAQRFGVPMGYGGPHAAFMSCRDAFKRSMPGRIVGVSIDANGNKAYRLALQTREQHIRREKATSNVCTAQALLAVMASFYAVFHGPMGLKAIAESVHYHAVRLRDALVAAGADVQPEAFFDTLTVRVGVGQQGIMAAARHRGLNLRKVGTDRVGISVDEITDEGVLVRLLDAFGITEPAPMEVERGFPEGLVRESEYLTHPVFQMNRAESEMMRYMRRLSDRDLALDRAMIPLGSCTMKLNAAAEMMPITWPEFGSLHPFAPRNQAEGYHEAIADLTEKLCEITGYDAFSMQPNSGAQGEYAGLLTIAAYHKARGEEHRNICLIPVSAHGTNPASAQMAGMKVVVVKSAPNGDVDIEDFEAKATEAGANLAACMITYPSTHGVFEETVRTICEITHKHGGQVYLDGANMNAMVGLVKPGEIGSDVSHLNLHKTFAIPHGGGGPGMGPIGVKAHLAPYLPGHPEEGSDGTVSAAPYGSASILLISWAYCLMMGGEGLAQATRVAILNANYIASRLKGDYPILFMGNRGRVAHECILDTRGFAEFGVTVDDLAKRLIDNGFHAPTMSFPVAGTLMVEPTESETKAEIDRFITALLAIREEVRAVENGEISAEDSPLRHAPHTVEDLVAEWDRAYSREAGCFPAGSFREDKYWPPVGRVDNVHGDRNLICICPPPEAYAAE, encoded by the coding sequence ATGCCCTTTACCCCTTCCGCCTATAATACCTATGATTTCGCCAATCGCCGCCATATCGGCCCCAGCCCCTCGGAAATGGCCGAGATGCTGAAGGTGGTGGGTGTCCAGACACTCGACCAGCTGATCGACGAGACCGTGCCCGCGGCCATCCGCCAGAAGGACGCGCTGTCCTGGGCGCCTCTGTCGGAATACCGTCTGCTGGAGAAGATGCGCGGCGTGGCCGCCAAGAACCGCGTGATGACCTCGCTGATCGGGCAGGGCTATTACGGCACCGTCACCCCCCCCGCGATCCAGCGCAATATCCTTGAAAATCCGGCATGGTATACGGCCTATACGCCCTACCAGCCCGAGATCGCGCAGGGCCGTCTCGAGGCGCTGCTGAACTACCAGACGATGGTATCGGACCTGACCGGCCTGCCGGTGGCCAATGCCTCGCTTCTCGATGAGGCGACGGCCGCCGCCGAGGCGATGGCGATGGCGCAGCGTTCGGCCAAATCGAAGGCGCAGGCCTTCTTCGTCGATATCAATTGCCACCCGCAGACGATTGCCGTGATCGAAACCCGCGCGCATCCGCTGGGCATCGAGATCATCAAGGGCGAGCCCGAGGATCTGGTGGCCGAGCAGGTCTTTGGCGCGATCTTCCAGTATCCGGGCACTCTGGGCCATGTGCGCGATTTTACCGCCCAGTGCGAGGCGCTGCATGAGGCCAAGGCCGTGGCCGTGGTCGCGACCGATCTTCTGGCGCTCTGCGTGCTGAAAGAGCCGGGCGCGATGGGTGCTGATATTGCCGTGGGGTCGGCGCAGCGTTTCGGCGTGCCGATGGGCTATGGTGGCCCGCATGCGGCCTTCATGTCCTGCCGCGATGCGTTCAAACGCTCCATGCCGGGGCGGATTGTGGGTGTGTCGATCGACGCCAATGGCAACAAGGCCTACCGCCTTGCGCTGCAGACGCGCGAGCAGCATATCCGCCGCGAGAAGGCCACCTCCAATGTCTGCACCGCGCAGGCTCTCCTGGCGGTGATGGCCTCCTTCTATGCCGTCTTCCATGGTCCGATGGGCCTGAAGGCGATTGCCGAGAGCGTGCATTATCATGCCGTGCGCCTGCGCGATGCGCTGGTGGCCGCAGGGGCCGATGTGCAGCCCGAAGCGTTCTTCGACACGCTCACCGTGCGCGTGGGTGTGGGCCAGCAGGGTATCATGGCCGCCGCCCGTCACCGTGGGCTGAACCTGCGCAAGGTCGGCACCGACCGCGTGGGCATCTCGGTGGACGAGATCACCGATGAGGGTGTTCTGGTGCGTCTTCTGGATGCGTTCGGCATCACCGAGCCCGCGCCCATGGAGGTCGAGCGTGGCTTCCCCGAAGGGCTGGTGCGCGAGAGCGAGTATCTCACCCATCCGGTCTTCCAGATGAACCGCGCCGAATCCGAGATGATGCGCTATATGCGCCGCCTCTCGGACCGCGATCTGGCACTGGACCGCGCGATGATCCCGCTCGGCTCCTGCACCATGAAGCTTAATGCCGCCGCCGAGATGATGCCGATCACCTGGCCGGAATTCGGCTCGCTGCATCCGTTCGCGCCGCGTAATCAGGCCGAGGGCTATCACGAGGCGATTGCCGATCTGACGGAGAAACTCTGCGAGATCACCGGCTATGACGCGTTTTCCATGCAGCCCAATTCGGGCGCGCAGGGTGAATATGCGGGGCTTCTGACCATTGCCGCCTATCACAAGGCACGCGGCGAGGAGCACCGCAACATCTGCCTGATCCCCGTCTCGGCGCATGGCACCAATCCGGCCTCGGCGCAGATGGCTGGTATGAAGGTCGTGGTGGTGAAATCGGCGCCCAATGGCGATGTGGATATCGAGGATTTCGAGGCCAAGGCCACGGAAGCGGGCGCCAATCTGGCGGCCTGCATGATCACCTATCCCTCAACCCATGGCGTGTTCGAGGAAACGGTCCGCACGATCTGCGAGATCACCCATAAACATGGCGGTCAGGTCTATCTGGACGGGGCCAATATGAACGCGATGGTGGGTCTGGTGAAACCGGGCGAGATCGGGTCGGATGTGAGCCACCTCAACCTGCACAAGACCTTTGCCATTCCGCATGGCGGTGGTGGTCCGGGCATGGGTCCAATCGGCGTGAAGGCGCATCTGGCGCCCTATCTGCCCGGTCACCCCGAGGAAGGCAGTGATGGCACCGTGTCGGCGGCCCCCTATGGCTCGGCCTCTATCCTGCTGATCTCGTGGGCCTATTGCCTGATGATGGGCGGCGAGGGGCTGGCCCAGGCGACCCGTGTGGCGATCCTGAACGCCAATTACATCGCCTCGCGTCTCAAGGGCGATTATCCGATCCTCTTCATGGGCAACCGTGGCCGTGTGGCGCATGAATGCATCCTCGACACGCGCGGATTTGCCGAATTCGGCGTGACGGTGGATGATCTGGCCAAGCGCCTGATCGATAACGGCTTCCACGCGCCGACCATGTCCTTCCCTGTGGCGGGCACGCTGATGGTGGAACCCACCGAGTCGGAAACCAAGGCCGAGATCGACCGCTTCATCACGGCGCTTCTGGCGATCCGCGAGGAAGTGCGCGCGGTGGAGAATGGCGAGATCTCGGCAGAGGACAGCCCGCTGCGCCATGCGCCGCATACGGTCGAAGACCTCGTGGCCGAATGGGACCGCGCCTATAGCCGCGAGGCAGGGTGCTTCCCTGCTGGCTCGTTCCGCGAGGACAAATACTGGCCGCCGGTGGGCCGCGTGGACAATGTCCATGGCGATCGTAACCTGATCTGCATCTGCCCGCCACCCGAGGCCTATGCGGCAGAGTGA
- the gcvH gene encoding glycine cleavage system protein GcvH yields MKFTEEHEWLRVEGDLVVVGITEHASEQLGDVVFVELPEPGTQVAKGDEICVIESVKAASDISAPVDGEIVEVNDALADNPALVNEDPLEGAWFFKMKLEDMDQLDAFMDEDEYKDFIG; encoded by the coding sequence ATGAAATTCACCGAAGAGCATGAATGGCTCCGCGTCGAGGGCGATCTGGTTGTTGTCGGCATCACCGAGCACGCCTCCGAGCAGCTTGGCGATGTGGTCTTTGTCGAACTGCCCGAGCCCGGCACGCAAGTGGCCAAGGGTGACGAGATCTGCGTGATCGAGTCGGTCAAGGCGGCATCTGACATCAGCGCCCCCGTTGATGGCGAAATCGTCGAGGTCAATGACGCGCTGGCCGACAATCCCGCGCTGGTCAACGAAGACCCGCTGGAAGGCGCTTGGTTTTTCAAGATGAAGCTGGAGGATATGGACCAGCTCGACGCCTTCATGGACGAAGACGAGTATAAAGACTTCATCGGCTGA
- the gcvT gene encoding glycine cleavage system aminomethyltransferase GcvT produces MTELLRTDLYDLHVSLGAKMVPFAGWEMPVQYPMGVMKEHLHTRAEAGLFDVSHMGQVIVPLSAIDALEALIPVDIAGLKEGRQRYGIFTNEAGGILDDLMIARKSDHLFLVVNAACAEADIAHLQAHLPEVTVIRDRALIALQGPKAEAALARLMPAVAGMRFMDVAEAGWQGQTLWISRSGYTGEDGYEISVPSAVAVAFTQALLDMDEVAPIGLGARDSLRLEAGLCLYGHDIDTTTTPVEGDIAWAIQKVRRKGGAREGGFPGAERILSQLDSGADRRRMGLRPEGRAPMREGVEIFDAAEGGTMIGTITSGGFGPSVGAPIAMAYLPSSFREGDTVWGEVRGKRLPATVSAMPFQAQTYKR; encoded by the coding sequence ATGACGGAGCTCTTGCGCACGGATCTGTATGATCTGCACGTCTCTCTGGGCGCCAAGATGGTGCCCTTCGCTGGCTGGGAAATGCCGGTGCAATATCCCATGGGCGTCATGAAGGAGCACCTCCACACCCGCGCCGAGGCGGGGCTGTTCGATGTCTCGCATATGGGGCAGGTGATCGTGCCGCTTTCGGCCATCGACGCGCTCGAGGCGCTGATCCCCGTGGATATCGCGGGTCTCAAGGAAGGCCGCCAGCGCTATGGGATCTTCACCAATGAAGCGGGCGGCATTCTGGACGATCTGATGATCGCGCGGAAATCGGACCATCTCTTCCTCGTCGTCAATGCCGCTTGTGCCGAGGCCGATATCGCGCATCTTCAGGCGCATCTGCCCGAGGTGACGGTGATCCGTGACCGTGCGCTCATCGCACTGCAAGGGCCCAAGGCCGAAGCCGCGCTGGCCCGCCTGATGCCCGCTGTGGCCGGGATGCGCTTCATGGATGTGGCGGAGGCCGGATGGCAGGGTCAGACGCTCTGGATCTCGCGCTCGGGCTATACCGGCGAGGATGGTTACGAGATTTCGGTGCCTTCCGCCGTGGCCGTGGCCTTCACGCAGGCACTTCTCGATATGGACGAGGTTGCCCCCATTGGTCTGGGCGCGCGCGACAGCCTGCGCCTCGAGGCGGGGCTGTGCCTCTATGGCCATGATATCGACACCACCACCACGCCGGTCGAGGGCGATATCGCATGGGCCATCCAGAAGGTCCGCCGCAAGGGCGGCGCCCGCGAGGGCGGCTTCCCCGGCGCGGAGCGCATTCTGTCCCAGCTGGACAGCGGCGCAGACCGCCGCCGCATGGGCCTGCGCCCCGAGGGCCGCGCGCCGATGCGCGAGGGTGTCGAGATCTTTGACGCAGCCGAGGGCGGCACCATGATCGGCACGATCACCTCGGGCGGTTTCGGCCCCTCGGTGGGTGCGCCTATTGCCATGGCCTATCTGCCCTCGAGCTTCCGTGAAGGCGATACCGTCTGGGGCGAGGTCCGCGGTAAACGCCTGCCTGCCACCGTGTCGGCGATGCCCTTCCAGGCGCAAACCTACAAACGTTAA
- a CDS encoding HAD family phosphatase: MSFPHQAIFWDIDGTLADSEPVHERSFHQAIDGLGLDLPDDLHDRILGMSEERCHAYLVQKCGLELGLAEWTARRHALYMAMLDDVHAFPKAMEIWNGLAAQGVRQMAVSNSDRRLLMANLVRLGLDLPGTLLVSRNDVRQGKPEPEPYLRGAWLLDVDPAQCAVVEDSPTGVQAGQAAGMTVYAAPDMAPGLRETLGLPCASRLLELLPA, from the coding sequence ATGAGTTTTCCGCATCAGGCCATTTTCTGGGATATCGACGGGACGCTGGCCGATAGCGAGCCGGTGCACGAGCGCTCCTTCCATCAGGCCATCGACGGGCTCGGCCTCGACCTGCCCGACGATCTGCATGACCGCATTCTGGGCATGAGCGAGGAGCGCTGCCATGCCTATCTGGTTCAGAAATGCGGGCTGGAGCTGGGTCTTGCCGAATGGACCGCGCGTCGGCATGCGCTTTATATGGCGATGCTGGACGATGTTCATGCCTTCCCGAAGGCAATGGAGATCTGGAACGGGCTGGCGGCGCAGGGGGTCAGACAGATGGCCGTCTCCAATTCCGACCGTCGCCTGCTGATGGCCAATCTGGTGCGTCTGGGGCTCGATCTGCCCGGCACATTGCTCGTCAGCCGTAATGATGTCCGTCAGGGCAAACCAGAGCCGGAACCCTATCTGCGTGGCGCGTGGCTTCTGGATGTGGACCCCGCGCAATGTGCCGTGGTCGAGGACAGCCCCACCGGCGTGCAGGCAGGGCAGGCGGCGGGTATGACCGTCTATGCCGCCCCCGATATGGCGCCGGGCTTGCGCGAGACGCTGGGCCTGCCTTGTGCCAGCCGTCTACTGGAACTGCTGCCTGCCTGA